A single Pristis pectinata isolate sPriPec2 chromosome 22, sPriPec2.1.pri, whole genome shotgun sequence DNA region contains:
- the LOC127581629 gene encoding uncharacterized protein LOC127581629 — MDIKAFLESPTQKGLEVAKKDDLIKIATRLNLTEVKQSMRKADIQRLIAGHYVEKKVFEKEVLKQFPGSEIAISEAQVQLAKIEAEREQNKLEAEREQKRLEAEREQTQLKIEAEREQTQLKIEAEREEKRLEAEQKKLETEQKLTQMKIEADLAMKQMELKRMELDNEEKKRQHELQMKRRSSESDSDDGFSASREVRLVPPFEEDQVDQYFQHFEKVAVSSNWPRKGWALMVQSVIKGKAQKAYSALSVEDAADYTKVKQAILKAYELVPEAYRQKFRDLRKSADQTYMEFANGKRICFERWCLAKNVDGDYDKLTELILVEDFKRCVPAELTTYLNEKAVETLQETARLADDYALTHKSKWGQPKTFQKSYKDNPGKPEIKLGGNQKGKDEKKPGLEKPVERTCYYCRKPGHVISNCAFLKKKKEAGPNACFQAIKNQKGLGDAVKDQSLQEGKAEKLEEVRKEFRSYVSEGFVSLNDESPQVPVKILRDTGASQSLLLDSVLNFGEESDTGEVNLVRGVTGETMSVPFHRVILKSKFVEGPVEIGIRPSLPVEGVSLLLGNDLANGESDPVVRLTTKPRIDESEDDSDVYPSCAVTRARAKELAKTDSPVQSDVVPCDSPKQEENFDALSETFLSSLEDQHPYSEPEFKDLSLSRKDFMVEQTKDPELTELKEKALSCEEIEKVPTGYYVKNGVLMRKWRPPHVPVTEEWEVIHQVVVPKVYRDEILNLAHSMPLGGHFGVNKTVGKILKQFYWPGLRKDVVMFCRTCHTCQMVGKPNQKPPVAPLKPIPAFGEPFSKVIVDCVGPLPKSKTGNQYLLTIMCATSRFPEAIPLRNIKAKTVSKALVKFFTLFGLPKEIQSDQGSNFMSKIFQQIVYELGAKQIVSSAYHPESQGALERFHSTLKNMLKTYCFENTKDWDEGIHLLLFAVRESIQESIGFSPFELVFGHRVRGPLELLREQWVNEEVHLSLLDYVQKFKTRLERVCQLARENLKTSQIRMKTYFDRRARPRTFAVGQKVLVFFPSQNNPLQARFSGPYVIESRVTDLTYIIKTPDRRKKTQLCHVNMLKPYYERDSVVALVDGEKVVSRMPDVDVEEGQFRPNIVPSKLKNQNIMENLETKLDHLQVSQKQQMRELILKFKNLFPDVPNRTSIITHDVDVGDAKPIKQHPYRMNVEKSKLVDQEIKYMLENDIIRHSTSNWSSPCVIVPKPDGTVRFCTDYRKVNAVTKSDAYPIPRVDDCIDRVGKAKFLTKIDLLKGYWCVPLTDRGREISAFVTPSGLYEYNVLPFGMKNAPATFQRMINSVIHGLKHTDAYIDDLVTGNDTWEDHISALERLFERLSKANLTVNLAKSEFGHATVTYLGYVVGQGKQAPVQAKVQAISEFPIPTGTRTVRRFLGMVGYYRKFCKSFADIALPLTNLLKKGVKFVWTDSCQEAFEKLKAILCYHPVLRTPDFEKPFSLAVDVSDEAAGAVLLQKGDLDDIDHPVAYFSKKFNEHQKNYSTIEKELLSLVLALQHFSVYVCTAQKPLTVYTDHNPLVFLSRVKNKNRRLLNWSLILQEFDLMITHIKGKDNVIADCLSRC, encoded by the coding sequence atggatattaaggcatttttggagtcaccaacccaaaagggattggaggtggcgaaaaaggatgatttgataaagattgctacaaggctaaaccttacagaagtaaagcagtctatgagaaaggcagatattcagagactgatagctggccattatgtggaaaagaaggtgtttgagaaggaagtgttaaaacagtttcctggcagtgaaatagcaatttctgaggcacaggtgcagctggcaaagatagaggctgaacgagaacaaaataaattagaagctgaacgagagcaaaagagattagaggccgaacgagagcaaacccagttaaagatagaagctgaacgagagcaaacccagttaaagatagaagctgaacgagaggaaaagagattagaggccgaacaaaagaaattagagactgaacaaaagctaactcagatgaagatagaggctgatctagcaatgaagcagatggaattgaagaggatggagctggataacgaggagaaaaagaggcagcatgagttacaaatgaagcgtaggagttcggaatctgattctgatgatggtttttcagccagcagggaggttcgattagtccctccgtttgaagaagatcaggttgatcagtatttccaacattttgaaaaggttgctgtgagttcaaactggccaaggaaaggatgggctcttatggtacagagtgtgattaaaggtaaagctcaaaaagcttattctgctttgtctgttgaggatgcagctgattataccaaggtaaaacaagctattttgaaggcctatgaattggtccctgaggcttatagacaaaaattcagagacttgaggaaatctgcagatcagacttatatggaatttgccaatggaaagagaatatgttttgaacgatggtgcctggctaaaaatgtagatggggattatgataaattgacagaattgatactggtggaagactttaaaagatgtgttccagctgaattaacaacatatttaaatgaaaaggcagtggaaactttacaagaaactgctaggttggcagatgattatgctttaacccataaatccaaatggggacaacctaaaacctttcaaaagagttacaaagacaatccaggtaaaccagagattaaattgggaggtaatcaaaaaggaaaagatgaaaagaagccagggctggagaaacctgttgagcgtacttgttattactgtaggaaacctggccacgtgatatctaattgtgcctttttgaagaaaaagaaggaagctgggcccaatgcttgctttcaggcaattaaaaatcaaaaaggtttaggagatgctgttaaagatcagtccttgcaagagggaaaagcggaaaagttggaggaggtgagaaaggaattccgttcgtatgtatcagagggttttgtttcactgaatgatgagtcaccccaggtgccagtgaaaattcttagagatactggggctagtcaatctctcttgctggacagtgttttaaattttggtgaagaaagtgacactggtgaagtaaatctagtacgaggcgttacaggtgagaccatgtctgtcccttttcacagggtgattttaaagtcaaagttcgtagaaggaccagtcgagatagggataagacctagtttgccagtggaaggagtttctttgttattgggaaatgaccttgcaaatggagaaagtgatcctgtggtacggttaacaaccaaaccaaggattgatgagtctgaggatgattcagatgtttacccatcatgtgcggtgactcgagctagagctaaagaattagccaagacagacagtccggtgcagtctgatgtagttccttgtgacagtcctaaacaggaagaaaattttgatgccttatctgagacttttctgtcttcactggaggatcaacatccttacagtgagcctgaatttaaagatttgtctttgtcgaggaaggattttatggtggaacagacaaaggaccctgagttgacagaattgaaagaaaaagcactctcatgtgaggagattgaaaaggtgccaactggatactatgtcaaaaatggagtgttaatgaggaaatggagacctcctcatgttcctgttactgaggaatgggaagttattcatcaggttgttgttccaaaagtttatagggatgagattttaaacctggcccatagtatgcctttgggtggtcattttggtgtgaataaaactgtagggaagatcttgaaacaattctattggcctggtttgagaaaagatgtggtgatgttttgtcgaacctgccacacatgtcagatggtaggtaaaccaaatcaaaaaccccctgtggctcctttgaaaccaattcctgcttttggtgaacccttttcgaaggtgattgtggactgtgttggccccttaccaaagtctaagactggaaatcagtatttgttaaccatcatgtgtgccacttctagatttccagaggcaataccccttagaaatattaaggccaagacggtgtcaaaggctcttgtaaaattttttaccttgtttggtttgccaaaagaaatccaatctgatcaaggtagtaattttatgtcaaaaatttttcaacaaatagtctatgagctgggagcaaagcagattgtatcatctgcatatcacccagaatctcaaggagctctggagagatttcattctactctcaaaaatatgctgaagacttattgctttgaaaacaccaaggattgggacgaaggtatccatttacttttgtttgccgttagagaatcgatccaggagtcaatcggatttagtccgtttgagcttgtgtttggacatagggtgagaggacctttggagttgttgagagagcaatgggttaatgaggaagttcacttgagtctgttggactatgtccaaaaatttaaaactcggttggagagagtctgccagctagcgagagagaatttgaaaacaagccagataagaatgaagacatattttgatagacgtgctcggcctaggacattcgcagtggggcaaaaggtgttggtatttttccctagccaaaataatcccttgcaagctcgcttttctggaccctatgttattgaatctcgagtgactgatctaacatatataatcaaaacaccagatagacgcaagaaaacacaactctgtcatgtaaacatgctaaaaccttattatgagagggattcagttgtggccttggtggatggtgaaaaggttgtttctagaatgcctgatgttgatgttgaggaaggccaatttagaccaaatattgttccatcgaaactgaaaaaccaaaatatcatggagaaccttgaaacgaagttggaccatttacaagtttcacaaaaacaacagatgagagaattaattttaaaatttaaaaatctgttcccagatgttccaaacagaacatcgataattacccatgatgttgatgttggggatgcaaaaccaatcaaacaacacccatatcgaatgaatgtggaaaaaagtaaacttgttgatcaggaaataaaatacatgttggaaaatgatattattagacattctacttcaaattggagttcgccctgtgttattgtacctaaacctgatggaactgttagattttgcacagattacaggaaagtgaatgctgtaacaaagtcagatgcttaccctattcctagggtggatgattgcatagacagagtgggaaaggcaaaatttcttacaaagattgacctattaaaagggtactggtgtgttccattaacagatagaggaagggaaatttcagcctttgtaaccccttctggattgtatgaatacaatgttttgccatttggaatgaaaaatgctccggcaacatttcaaagaatgattaattcagtgattcatgggttaaaacatacagatgcctacattgacgacttagtgactgggaatgatacttgggaagatcacatctctgcgttagaaaggttgtttgaaagactttccaaggctaaccttacagttaacttggctaaaagtgaatttggccatgccactgtgacgtatcttggttatgttgtaggtcaaggcaagcaagctcctgttcaggcaaaagttcaagcaatatctgagttccctattcccacaggtacgaggactgttagaagatttttgggaatggttggatattatcgaaaattttgtaaaagttttgctgatattgctcttcccctaactaatcttctgaagaagggagtaaagtttgtttggacagattcttgtcaagaagcatttgagaagctgaaagccattttatgctaccatcctgtgctcagaacacctgactttgaaaagccattttcattagcagtagatgtcagtgatgaagctgcaggagctgtgttgttgcagaagggtgaccttgatgatattgaccatcctgtagcttacttttcaaagaaatttaatgagcatcaaaagaattattccaccatagagaaagaattactgtcgcttgttttagccttgcaacatttcagtgtatatgtttgcaccgctcagaaaccattgactgtatatacagatcataacccattggtgtttctgagccgagtcaaaaacaagaacagaaggctgttaaactggagtttaattttgcaagagtttgatctcatgataactcacattaaaggcaaagataatgtgattgctgattgtctttcccgatgttaa